A single genomic interval of Daucus carota subsp. sativus chromosome 1, DH1 v3.0, whole genome shotgun sequence harbors:
- the LOC108222780 gene encoding probable glycosyltransferase At5g11130, translated as MRKRFKVWVYREGDDPIFHNGPMKDIYSIEGQVIDELDTSGKSPYSAHSPDEASVFFLPFSVTKAVLYLYPIPRAHYQRYHLQNVVTDYISIISHKYPYWNRSRGADHFFIGCHDWGPDVSAASPLLYRNVIRVLCNANTSEGFNPTRDATLPEIKIQVESLEIPSLGQSPGNRSIFAFFAGGNHGDVRSLLFESWYNKKDTDIQVHSYLPENLNYYDLMGRAKFCLCPSGWEVASPRVIESIYAGCVPVIISDNYVLPFSDVLDWTRFSIHIPVADIPHIKTILKKVSYNDYLQKQKLLKDVQRHFTIHRPAQPFDLLDMVFHSIWLRRLNLKILGT; from the exons ATGAGAAAGAGGTTCAAAGTGTGGGTATACAGAGAAGGAGACGATCCCATCTTCCATAACGGACCCATGAAAGACATCTACTCCATCGAAGGCCAAGTGATTGATGAGCTTGATACCAGTGGGAAAAGCCCTTATTCAGCTCATAGTCCCGACGAGGCCTCTGTTTTCTTCCTCCCTTTTAGTGTCACCAAAGCTGTTCTGTATCTTTACCCTATCCCTCGTGCTCACTACCAGCGCTATCACCTCCAGAATGTGGTCACCGATTACATTTCCATAATTTCTCACAAGTATCCGTACTGGAACAGAAGCAGGGGAGCTGATCATTTCTTCATAGGCTGCCATGATTGG GGACCAGATGTTTCAGCAGCAAGCCCTCTACTATACAGAAACGTAATTAGGGTCCTCTGCAATGCCAACACTTCAGAAGGATTTAATCCAACAAGAGATGCCACATTGCCAGAAATCAAAATTCAAGTAGAATCTCTGGAGATACCTTCCCTTGGACAAAGCCCTGGCAACCGTTCCATCTTTGCTTTCTTTGCTGGTGGCAATCACGGAGACGTAAGATCCTTACTCTTTGAATCCTGGTACAACAAGAAAGATACAGATATCCAAGTTCACAGTTACCTTCCTGAAAATTTGAACTACTATGACTTGATGGGCCGTGCAAAATTTTGCTTGTGCCCCAGTGGATGGGAAGTAGCAAGCCCCAGAGTGATCGAGTCTATATATGCAGGTTGTGTTCCTGTAATTATTTCTGATAACTATGTCTTGCCATTTAGTGATGTTCTTGATTGGACAAGATTCTCTATTCATATTCCGGTGGCTGATATACCTCATATAAAAACAATCCTGAAAAAAGTTTCATATAATGACTACTTGCAAAAACAGAAGCTACTGAAGGATGTACAGCGTCATTTTACAATCCACAGACCGGCTCAACCATTTGATTTACTGGACATGGTTTTCCATTCCATCTGGCTACGCAGgctgaatttaaaaatattaggaaCTTGA
- the LOC108222787 gene encoding uncharacterized mitochondrial protein AtMg00310-like encodes MLSKGGKEVLLKTVAQALPKYAMGVFLLPLNLCQDLEKMMCKFWWKTNSKKDRGIHWLSWSNMSKKKTLGGMGFRSVRDFNIRQARRETDDSPEQGSFLNAKIGHNSSYIWRSVIESQSLLKQGLGCRVGNGSTINILEDPWLPLEQDAYIHTNSRTLQGQMVSSLLDGNGNWDVDLVMDVFESRDANIILAIPLNAEVHDTWYWRREKLGCYSVKSA; translated from the exons atgttatccAAGGGTGGCAAGGAGGTATTGCTGAAGACAGTAGCTCAAGCGTTACCAAAGTATGCGATGGGAGTGTTTCTCTTACCGCTAAATCTGTGTCAAGACTTGGAGAAAATGATGTGTAAATTTTGGTGGAAAACAAACTCCAAAAAAGACAGAGGTATTCATTGGTTAAGTTGGAGCAACATGAGCAAAAAGAAAACGCTTGGTGGTATGGGTTTCAGAAGTGTTCGTGATTTCAATATTAGGCAAGCAAGGCGGGAGACTGATGACTCACCCGAACAA GGGTCTTTTCTCAATGCTAAAATAGGTCACAATTCAAGCTACATCTGGCGGAGTGTTATAGAATCCCAATCTTTGTTAAAGCAAGGCCTAGGGTGCAGGGTGGGTAATGGATCAACAATCAATATTTTAGAGGATCCTTGGCTGCCTCTGGAACAAGATGCTTATATTCATACGAATAGTCGTACATTGCAAGGGCAAATGGTATCCTCTTTACTGGATGGTAACGGCAACTGGGATGTTGATCTTGTTATGGATGTTTTTGAGAGCAGAGATGCTAACATAATTCTAGCAATCCCATTAAATGCTGAAGTTCATGACACCTGGTACTGGAGACGAGAAAAACTCGGTTGTTATTCAGTTAAGAGCGCCTAA
- the LOC108222796 gene encoding uncharacterized protein LOC108222796: MAYMNQEDGDEHWHTPMINRVKINVDAAIFEQTNCYSHAFVIRDHEGKLIEARSSCMRGQPNPDLAEALGIKEVLSWVQENDCRNTIIESDCLQVVQAIRSSLTCFSYLGRVIKECRDILARLSHKNLSFRFVKRSANRVAHYLAILYRCSIADRVWRVGDVHSEFYHVLLADLQRE, from the coding sequence ATGGCCTACATGAACCAAGAAGATGGTGATGAGCACTGGCATACTCCCATGATAAACAGAGTTAAGATCAATGTTGACGCTGCCATTTTTGAACAAACAAACTGTTATAGCCATGCATTTGTAATAAGAGATCATGAAGGGAAGCTAATCGAAGCTAGATCAAGCTGCATGAGAGGACAGCCCAACCCGGACTTAGCAGAAGCACTTGGAATCAAGGAGGTGTTAAGTTGGGTTCAGGAAAACGATTGCAGAAACACGATTATCGAATCTGATTGCTTGCAGGTGGTTCAGGCAATACGCAGCTCTCTTACTTGTTTTTCATACTTGGGGAGAGTTATTAAAGAATGTCGAGACATACTTGCAAGATTGAGTCATAAAAACTTAAGTTTTAGATTTGTTAAGCGGTCAGCGAATAGAGTAGCTCACTATTTAGCAATTTTATACCGCTGTTCCATTGCTGATCGTGTTTGGAGAGTGGGAGATGTCCACTCGGAATTTTATCATGTACTCTTGGCTGATTTACAACGTGAATAA